The nucleotide window TCGGCGGCCGGGCGCGCGAGGCGGTAGCCCCCATGCGCTCCGCGCACGCTGCGGATGAACCCCGCGCGGCGCAGGTTGCTGGCGATCTGCTCGAGGTAGTGCTGGCTGATGCCCTGGCGCTCGGCCACGTCCTTGAGCGGCACCGCCTCGTCGTCACGGCGGGCGATCTCGATCAGGGCTCGGAGGCCATACTGCGCTTTGGTCGACACCCACATAAGCCCAGTCTACCGGAGAAATCCCGGCAGAATGTGGGGAATTAAAGTCTTCTGTGGATTGGCGGCCCCCGTTGGAGCAGAACCCGCGACGGGAAGACTGCGATTAGATGGGTGGTAATCAGGGACTTGGATTATCTGGAAAGCATCAGCGCCCCGGCCGGGTCCCTTATACCCAATAGGATCACCCAGCACTGAGACTCGGTTCTGAACAAATAACCGGAATGGGTCAGAGCAGCGCGTAGAAGCCCACGTACATGACATCGGCGGCCTGCTGTACGGCCCGCTGCGTCGCCTCGAGCCGCGCGAGGTCGCCGCGCAGATGAGCGAGCATCCGGGCCTGTGCGCGCGTCTGCTCATCGTTCTCCGGATCAAGGGTACTCAGGAGCCCGACCACATCGGTCAGGTCACGTGACATCTCGCTGAACAGGCGGTCGAGCTCCGTCTGGCGGTCCAGCAGGCCGCGCAGGATGTCGGACACCGCGCGGCCCTCTACCGGCGGAACACGGGCGGCCTCCAGGACGGCCAGAACGTCCTGCAACTTTTGTTCTTGCTGGCCCAGAGTCATATGTCAACTTAACCCCTCCGGTGCGGCCCGGCGGGCCTGTCTAAAGATTTGTTCTGTTCGGCAGCCCCTAGAGCTCCGGCAAACAGGGGCCGGCCGCCGCACCTTTTCCAGTGGCTAACAGCAGGGGCGCGGCGCGTGCAGGGCGGGCAAACGCCCCCTGACCGTATGGTAGGCTCGGGAATATGAAGAACACGTTCGCCGTCACCATGACCCTGTTGGTGGCCCTGACTTTGGGGGGCTCCTTCCTGGGCTTCCGGAATGCCACCCACCACGAGGAAGCGGCGGCCGAGGGTCCGGCCAATCCCGGCGCGGCCAGCGCCCCCAGCGAAGAAGCCCCCAGCGCCCAGAGTGCCGCGACCGGTGAGGCCGGCGCTCCCGGCGCGCAGGGCGATGTCAAACAGGAGAACCAGGGCGGCACCCAGGGCGGCGCGAACGGGGCCGTGGCGGCCAGCGGCGGCGCCCAGAACGCGGGCAGCACCGCCCAGGGCAGCGCGGCCACCGACGGCACGAACAACGTCGGGTCCGACCAGGCCACCACCGACAACGCCGCCGGAGCCACCGGCCAGCCCAACGACGACAAGGCGGCGGCCCAGGCCGACACCAACGCGGCGGCGGCGACCGGCGACGCGGGCGCGGGGCAGCAGGTCTTCGCGGGCAACTGCGCGGGCTGTCACGGGCAGGAGGCGTCGGGCGGCATCGGCCCGGCCCTGAAGGGCGAACTGAACCCCGGCAACTGGACAGTCGAGCAGCTCACGACCACACTGCGTGAGGGCCGCGCCCCCAACAAGACGCTCGGGCAGGTCATGCCGCGCTTCACGTCAACGCAGGTCAGCGACCAGGACATCGCCAACCTGCACGCCTACTTCAAGTCCCTGGAATAGGTCCAGTCGGGCCTGCCCTCATGGCTTCGCCGCTTCTCTTGACCACCGCGCCGCTTCCGGCTGGCCCCGACCAGGGCTGGCCGGAGGCGGCGCCCGTTTCTGCGTCAGCCCTCGCCGTGGCGGGCGGTCTGCTCGCGCCTCACGACGGGGGGCCGGCCGCCGACCTGCGGGAGCAGCCGGAACGCTGGGCCCTGCTCCAGGTCATGAGCGGAGCACTACGGCGAGACGTGCCGATGCTGGCCTGGGGCAGCGGGGCCGCGCTGGTAGCCCGGGCACTGGGGGCGCGGGTGCATGCGGGCCGTCCCGACTGGACAGACTGGGCTGAACCACCCACCGGGGCCAGGGTCCACACCTGGG belongs to Deinococcus sp. Leaf326 and includes:
- a CDS encoding cytochrome c, which gives rise to MKNTFAVTMTLLVALTLGGSFLGFRNATHHEEAAAEGPANPGAASAPSEEAPSAQSAATGEAGAPGAQGDVKQENQGGTQGGANGAVAASGGAQNAGSTAQGSAATDGTNNVGSDQATTDNAAGATGQPNDDKAAAQADTNAAAATGDAGAGQQVFAGNCAGCHGQEASGGIGPALKGELNPGNWTVEQLTTTLREGRAPNKTLGQVMPRFTSTQVSDQDIANLHAYFKSLE